The Planctomycetia bacterium DNA window GGCAGGTCATCGTCTCGCATTCGGACGACCGCGTGGGACTGCTGGATTTCGGCCTGCGCGCGCGGATTCTATCGCAGGACTCGCACCGCAGTTTATCGCTCGAATCGTACCGTTGGCCTTATTGGGCGCCGGAGATGTGGTCCGGCGAATTGCCCGGTCGGGCGGCGGATCAATACGCGCTGGCCGCAATGGCGCACGGATTGGTGACCGGGATGCTCCCGGCGCGATGTCACGATCAGGACGAAGCACGCGCATCCGCGAGCACCTTGGACGCCTTCTCGTGGAACCAAGTACCGGCGCCGATCGCGCGCGTGTTGCGCCGGGCGTTGGCTGCCGCTCCGGATGACCGATTTGCGAATTGCACGGCATTCGTGCAAGCGTTATCTGTCGCATTTTTAGCGACGCCGGCGAAGTTGCGCTCCGGCGACGGCCCTGCCCGAGCGAACGTCGCGCAGCTGGAAGA harbors:
- a CDS encoding protein kinase; translation: MRHEQSNLESLRLGRFIYRDRGESLRLAGTAKGATSACTQFVITQERRTPDELAELSDMFRRLSAWRHPHALSPLGFGPSPGTGYFLSFPIISGQLLPGAFKDESLRTVRRLTSILERLADCLDRGHDAGLLHLSLCPRQVIVSHSDDRVGLLDFGLRARILSQDSHRSLSLESYRWPYWAPEMWSGELPGRAADQYALAAMAHGLVTGMLPARCHDQDEARASASTLDAFSWNQVPAPIARVLRRALAAAPDDRFANCTAFVQALSVAFLATPAKLRSGDGPARANVAQLE